The sequence TACGACCTCTTGCTGGACGATTTGCGCCGGGTGCTCACGACCCTAGAACCGTTCGAGGCTCAGGTGCAGGTGCGCAGTGGAGAGTGGTATCTGATGCGCCTCAGTCCCTACCGTACGACGGATAACCGGATTGATGGGGTGGTGCTGACGTTTACCAACATTGAACTGATCAAATCTCTGGAATGGCGTCTGGTCCAATCTCTGAACCATACCGAGTCTGTGCTCCATGAGATGCAGGATCCGCTGCTGGTGCTGGATCAGCATCTCCGAGCAGTCACGGCCAGTCGCGCTTTACTGCAGTGGCTCAGTACGCCTCAGTCACCGCCGGAGGGCAAAGCTCTGCCAGGGGCAGAGGAAATCTCCTTTGATGTCGAGGAGTTGCGCCGTCGCCTGCGGGCCGTGATCGCGACTGAAGAACCGCTCTCGAGTGTGCTCCTCGAACTCAATACGTCGCAGCAACACACGCGCAAAATTCAGGAAAAGGGCGAAGCATTCATGCAAGAAGACGCCCACCGTGAGGAGACCAGTTCTCCCCGTGTTGTAGCTCCTGATTCCGCGACGGAGCCAGCTGAAGGTACCGCTGAAGCTCTTTAGGACAGTGCCACCTGAAGATCCCCGTGCTCGCTCACCGGCTCTGGGTTACCGCAGAGGAAAAATGCCTCCAAGCGCCGACTTCCGATCCAGAGGAGAAGAGGCAGTGTTCGCAGTTGCTTTGGACTATGCTGGCCCCGCCTCTCAGGAGCATTTATGACCAACTACGAGCAACTTCGGGAGCAATTTGAAACGCAGTCCCATGACCTGCGGGTTCATCAGTCTGAACTGGAAAATCAGAACGAAGCGTTACGGCAGACCAATCTAGAACTGGAATGGACCCGTAACCGCTATGCCGATCTCTTTAAGTTTGCCCCCATTGGTTACTTGGTGTGCGGACAGGATGGGGTTATTCAGGAGATCAACCAGACGGGCTGTACTCAATTGGGCAGTGAATGCTCTTCTCTCAGTGGGCGTCCGTTTCCGCTCTTCGTGGAAGAGGGTCAGCGTCTGCAGGTTGCCTTGTTGCTCGGTCAAGTCGTTCAGGCGGGCCCTGACCAAGAGCCACAGCGTCTTGAGATGCTGATGCTTCGCCCAGACGGCAGCCATTGGCAGGCCCAACTGGAATGCACGCCGTTGCTTGACTCCTCAGGTTTGTCGATCCGCATCGCGCTCACCGATATTACGGCGCTGAAAACTGCCCAGCGGGAAGCGGAACAGCGTTCCACCGAGGTCCAGCGGCTGAATGAGGAGTTGCAGACCTTTCTCCGGACGATGACGCTGGATCTCACTCAGCCTCAGCGTCAGATGGAGGGGTTTGTCAAGCTGCTCAGCAAAAGCTTGACGGCGCCGGATGCCCGCAGTGCCAAGCTGCTGGGTCACTTGCAGGAAGCGGCCGCCGATATGGGGGCCCTGACTGCCGCGCTCACCCAGTTCTTTCAGAGTACTCAGCCCAATCGTGACCCCCGTCCGCTGGATCTCAATTCATTGGTGGACGTCAGTTTTCATGAATTGGCTTCGGAGCGGCAAGACCGTCAGGTGACGTTGACCCATGATCCATTGCCTACCTTACATATGGATGCCACGAAGACGCGGTTGTTGCTGCTCAACCTCCTCTCCAACGCGCTCAAGTTCACCCGGCCACGCCCAGAAGCGCGGATTCATGTGGGGATGCAGGAGACCGCGGAACACTATTTGCTGAGTGTCCGTGACAACGGGGTGGGGTTCGATCCTGCTCAGAGCGGACGGCTGTTTGGCCTCTTTGAGCGGTTGCACAGTGAACGTGAGTTTAAGGGGCAGGGTCTGGGGTTGGCCTTGGTGCGGCGGATTGTCCAGCAGTACGAGGGTCAAGTCTGGGGCGAGAGTACCCCCGGCGAAGGGGCCGTGTTCTGGGTGGAGTTGCCCAAGAGTGTGGTGGCTGTGCTGCCGGTTCAGGTGACCAAAGGGCAGTCGTTCTAGGGAGCACAGCCCGTTTCGGTTCACAAACCTTGAAGGTCATGTTGAGCCGGGAGGCGCACACTACTCGTATGCTCTCCCACCGCTTGATCGTGATCGGCGCGTCTGCTGGCGGAATGCAGCCCCTGCAACAGTTGGCCGCCGCCTTGCCTGCCGATCTCCCCGCAGCCGTCTGCGTCGTCATGCATATCCCTGCCTACGCGCCCAGCGCCCTGCCGGAGATTCTGATGCGCGCCGGTGCTCTGCCCGCCTCACACGCCCAGCACGGCGAGCCTATTTTGCCCGGACACCTCTACTGCGCCTCGCCCGACCACCACTTACTCGTGGAAGAAGGCCGTTTCAGCATTACCAAGGGACCCAAGGAAAACCGGGTGCGTCCGGCCATCGACACCCTCTTTCGTTCCGCAGCGTACAGCGAGGGGCCGAACGTGATCGGTGTGGTGCTCTCCGGGCTCCTAGACGACGGCACCGCCGGGCTATGGACGATCAAGCATTTCGGCGGGATCAGCGTCGTGCAAGATCCTGCGGACGCTGAATACCCTTCGATGCCTCAAAATGCGCTGACCCAAGTGGACATTGACCACGTGGTGACGGCACAGGATCTGGCTGCGTTGCTGATCCGGCTGGTGACCGAACCCGTGGGAGCGGAGGTGCAGGTGGATGAGCATTACCGCGAGCTGGTGGCCACCGAAGTCAGCATTGCCAGTACCGCCCACGCCTTCCGCAAAGGCGTCATGAAC is a genomic window of Deinococcus sp. QL22 containing:
- a CDS encoding chemotaxis protein CheB, which produces MLSHRLIVIGASAGGMQPLQQLAAALPADLPAAVCVVMHIPAYAPSALPEILMRAGALPASHAQHGEPILPGHLYCASPDHHLLVEEGRFSITKGPKENRVRPAIDTLFRSAAYSEGPNVIGVVLSGLLDDGTAGLWTIKHFGGISVVQDPADAEYPSMPQNALTQVDIDHVVTAQDLAALLIRLVTEPVGAEVQVDEHYRELVATEVSIASTAHAFRKGVMNFGKVTPQTCPECGGVLVQIKEGGFTRYRCHTGHAYSGDTLLVSVTEAIEDRLWMTMRALEEASMLLENTGRELEASGKTELAGKYVQQAKIMEDRTKLIFQNVVSNEALSAEKFSHQASLSAPPHKPL
- a CDS encoding ATP-binding protein, translated to MTNYEQLREQFETQSHDLRVHQSELENQNEALRQTNLELEWTRNRYADLFKFAPIGYLVCGQDGVIQEINQTGCTQLGSECSSLSGRPFPLFVEEGQRLQVALLLGQVVQAGPDQEPQRLEMLMLRPDGSHWQAQLECTPLLDSSGLSIRIALTDITALKTAQREAEQRSTEVQRLNEELQTFLRTMTLDLTQPQRQMEGFVKLLSKSLTAPDARSAKLLGHLQEAAADMGALTAALTQFFQSTQPNRDPRPLDLNSLVDVSFHELASERQDRQVTLTHDPLPTLHMDATKTRLLLLNLLSNALKFTRPRPEARIHVGMQETAEHYLLSVRDNGVGFDPAQSGRLFGLFERLHSEREFKGQGLGLALVRRIVQQYEGQVWGESTPGEGAVFWVELPKSVVAVLPVQVTKGQSF